The following proteins are co-located in the Leptolyngbya sp. 'hensonii' genome:
- a CDS encoding glycosyltransferase family 2 protein, whose protein sequence is MPTNLWPDDDSYNQCDSVSSLLSDLSEMEEEPDNPFERGQEGRRRKAAVVLTVIWTGTIVLHLVSWGTWFVLGLTTLMSLHALRVILARPLVPSQPLADDDDPDQFPYVSLLVAAKNEEAVIGNLVRMLCNLDYPACRYDLWVINDNSTDRTPILLDQLAQEYDRLHVIHRSANATGGKSGALNQVWPMTRADIIAVFDADARVSRDMLRHVVPLFQRSEVGAVQVRKAILQADPESGTGLSGNFWIQGQMAEMAMDTYYQQQRIAIGGIGELRGNGQFVRRQALQDCGGWNEQTITDDLDLTLRLHLNQWDIDCLAVPAVQEEGVTTVLSLWHQRNRWAEGGYQRYLDYWRLILTNRMGFRKTYDLAMFWLIQYGLPTAAIPDVLMGLLRNRLPILSPITTLSLSLSLMWTFMGLRRVQRLENRLRKERGQTPRCMSFPMLMMTLLQALRGTFYMLHWVPVMTSTTARMAVRPKRLKWVKTIHHGTGDVWVDLAEETEKTA, encoded by the coding sequence ATGCCGACGAATCTCTGGCCAGACGATGATTCTTACAATCAGTGTGATTCTGTTAGCTCCCTGTTGTCAGACCTCTCTGAGATGGAAGAGGAGCCGGATAATCCCTTCGAGCGAGGGCAGGAAGGCCGCAGACGTAAAGCAGCGGTAGTCCTGACGGTTATTTGGACGGGCACGATCGTGCTACACCTGGTTTCCTGGGGCACTTGGTTTGTGTTGGGCTTGACGACCCTGATGAGCCTGCATGCCCTGCGGGTGATCCTGGCCCGCCCCCTAGTTCCTTCCCAGCCTCTGGCCGACGATGATGATCCGGATCAGTTTCCCTATGTCTCTCTGCTGGTGGCAGCAAAGAATGAAGAAGCGGTGATTGGCAATCTGGTCAGAATGCTCTGTAACCTGGATTACCCGGCCTGCCGTTATGACCTCTGGGTGATTAATGACAACAGCACGGACAGAACCCCTATCCTCTTGGATCAACTGGCGCAGGAGTACGATCGTCTCCATGTCATCCACCGATCGGCCAACGCCACGGGGGGCAAATCGGGAGCGCTGAATCAGGTTTGGCCAATGACCCGGGCGGATATTATTGCGGTGTTTGATGCGGATGCCCGTGTCTCCAGGGATATGCTGCGCCATGTGGTGCCCCTGTTCCAGCGATCGGAAGTGGGCGCAGTTCAAGTGCGTAAGGCGATTCTGCAGGCTGACCCAGAATCCGGTACCGGACTCTCAGGTAATTTCTGGATTCAGGGGCAGATGGCCGAGATGGCGATGGATACCTACTATCAGCAGCAACGGATTGCGATCGGAGGGATTGGAGAACTCCGGGGTAATGGTCAGTTCGTGCGTCGGCAGGCCCTGCAAGACTGTGGGGGCTGGAACGAGCAAACTATTACCGATGACCTGGATTTGACCCTGAGATTGCATCTGAACCAATGGGATATTGATTGTCTGGCGGTGCCAGCCGTCCAGGAAGAGGGAGTGACCACGGTCCTGTCTCTCTGGCATCAACGGAATCGTTGGGCAGAAGGGGGCTACCAGCGTTATCTGGATTACTGGCGTTTGATTCTGACGAATCGGATGGGATTCCGCAAAACCTATGATTTGGCGATGTTCTGGCTGATTCAGTATGGGTTACCCACTGCCGCCATCCCGGATGTCTTGATGGGCCTGCTCCGCAATCGTCTGCCGATCCTGAGTCCGATTACGACTTTGAGTTTGAGCCTGTCGCTGATGTGGACGTTCATGGGGCTGAGACGGGTGCAGCGGTTGGAGAATCGGCTTCGCAAAGAGCGCGGCCAGACCCCCCGATGCATGTCTTTCCCCATGCTAATGATGACCCTGCTGCAGGCTTTGCGCGGAACCTTCTACATGCTCCACTGGGTACCGGTGATGACCAGTACGACTGCCCGAATGGCCGTCCGACCGAAGCGGCTGAAGTGGGTCAAGACGATCCACCATGGAACAGGGGATGTCTGGGTGGATCTGGCGGAGGAAACGGAAAAAACAGCTTAG
- a CDS encoding Uma2 family endonuclease, whose amino-acid sequence MIAVPEKLLTFEEFLDWLPENDRRYELIEGVIVEMKPTGSHARVASLIGAKLFEQMIKMQKPWFIPMPAAFVKPDANRAGYQPDVLILDDETVKNAPLWADSSTICRGESAKLVVEVRCSVPEVIPNPSSFPGQSGDPGSGH is encoded by the coding sequence ATGATTGCGGTACCGGAAAAACTGCTAACGTTTGAGGAGTTCTTGGACTGGCTACCAGAGAACGATAGGCGGTATGAACTGATTGAAGGGGTCATTGTTGAAATGAAACCCACTGGCTCTCATGCAAGGGTGGCTAGCCTAATTGGGGCCAAGCTGTTTGAGCAGATGATAAAGATGCAGAAGCCCTGGTTTATTCCCATGCCTGCTGCCTTTGTCAAGCCTGATGCTAATCGGGCGGGATACCAACCAGACGTTCTCATCCTGGATGATGAAACGGTCAAGAATGCCCCCTTGTGGGCTGATAGTTCAACAATTTGCCGAGGGGAATCAGCAAAGCTGGTGGTAGAAGTCAGGTGTTCAGTGCCGGAGGTGATACCTAACCCATCATCTTTTCCAGGGCAGTCTGGAGATCCTGGGTCAGGTCACTGA
- a CDS encoding 1-acyl-sn-glycerol-3-phosphate acyltransferase, translating into MSYTINQVQPPLEFIPPAFNPAVHTVARSLLPFWMNFGAGISHVEADQVEILVDLYRQFQSGKTRFMLAFRHPSTDDPLCLASLLWQHVPQVARRQGVRLRQPVHAHFMYDRGIPLWAGSAAGWLYSRLGGTPIHRGKIDRAGLRSVRHIFANGKLPIAAAPEGATNGHNEIMSPLEPGIAQMGFWCAEDLHQAGRTEAVLIVPIWIQYRYVESPWQPVEKLLAQLEADTGLARMQPDNPPPELSVTTRKLMREASSADQPSIARLYARLYLLGEHLLTVMEQHYAQFYRGTATPIDPGNAPEGEGTDPREFTARLQALLNTALRVAEEYFEIQPKGSMIDRCRRLEQAGWDRIFREDIKHIEALSPLERGLADRIAEEANLRMWHMRLVESFVAVTGRYVLEKPTAERFAETTLLIWDMIARIKGESPFKRPRLGKQSAHITVGQPISVSDRWETYQSSRRAAKQAVSDLTQDLQTALEKMMG; encoded by the coding sequence TTGTCTTACACCATCAACCAGGTCCAGCCCCCTCTGGAATTTATTCCACCAGCTTTTAATCCGGCAGTTCATACCGTCGCCCGTTCTTTGCTCCCGTTTTGGATGAATTTTGGTGCTGGCATTTCCCACGTCGAAGCAGACCAGGTAGAGATTCTGGTTGATCTGTACCGTCAGTTTCAGAGTGGGAAAACCCGCTTTATGCTGGCCTTCCGCCATCCCAGTACGGATGACCCCCTCTGTCTGGCTTCCCTGCTCTGGCAGCATGTGCCCCAGGTAGCTCGCCGCCAGGGAGTACGTCTGCGTCAGCCGGTCCATGCCCACTTTATGTACGATCGGGGTATTCCCCTCTGGGCCGGTTCAGCAGCGGGTTGGCTCTATTCCCGCCTGGGGGGCACCCCCATCCACCGAGGTAAGATTGACCGGGCTGGGTTGAGATCGGTGCGCCATATCTTTGCCAATGGCAAACTCCCGATCGCCGCTGCCCCCGAAGGAGCCACCAACGGCCACAACGAAATCATGAGTCCCCTGGAGCCGGGAATTGCCCAGATGGGGTTCTGGTGTGCCGAGGACCTGCACCAGGCCGGACGCACTGAAGCGGTGTTGATTGTGCCGATCTGGATTCAGTACCGCTATGTGGAGTCCCCCTGGCAACCGGTCGAAAAATTGCTGGCTCAGCTAGAAGCCGACACCGGTCTGGCCCGAATGCAGCCAGACAATCCACCACCGGAACTCAGTGTCACCACCCGCAAGCTGATGCGAGAGGCATCCTCTGCCGATCAGCCCTCGATCGCCAGACTCTACGCCCGCCTGTATCTTCTGGGAGAACATCTGCTCACGGTGATGGAGCAGCATTATGCCCAGTTTTATCGGGGAACCGCGACCCCCATCGATCCAGGCAATGCACCAGAAGGAGAAGGCACCGATCCGAGGGAGTTTACAGCCCGCCTGCAGGCCCTGCTGAATACGGCCCTGAGAGTCGCCGAGGAGTATTTCGAGATCCAGCCTAAAGGCAGCATGATCGATCGCTGTCGTCGCTTAGAGCAGGCCGGTTGGGACCGCATTTTCCGGGAGGATATCAAGCACATTGAAGCCCTGTCGCCCCTGGAGCGGGGACTGGCCGATCGCATCGCAGAGGAAGCCAACCTCAGAATGTGGCACATGCGCCTGGTGGAGAGCTTTGTTGCCGTCACCGGTCGCTATGTCCTGGAAAAGCCGACTGCCGAGCGCTTTGCCGAAACCACCCTGCTGATCTGGGACATGATCGCCCGGATTAAAGGGGAAAGTCCCTTCAAACGGCCTCGCTTGGGGAAACAATCCGCCCACATCACCGTGGGCCAGCCCATTTCTGTTTCCGATCGCTGGGAAACTTATCAGAGCAGCCGCAGAGCCGCCAAACAGGCCGTCAGTGACCTGACCCAGGATCTCCAGACTGCCCTGGAAAAGATGATGGGTTAG
- a CDS encoding S-methyl-5'-thioadenosine phosphorylase: MAQAKIGIIGGSGLYRMDALKDVQEVQVETPFGSPSDALIVGTLEGTPVAFLARHGRNHHLLPSELPFRANIYAMKSLGVEYLISASAVGSLKAEVKPLDMVVPDQFIDRTKGRISTFFGDGIVAHIAFGDPICPHLASVLGDAVATLNLPEVSLHRGGTYVCMEGPAFSTKAESNLYRSWGADIIGMTNLPEAKLAREAEIAYATLALVTDYDCWHPDHDSVTVEMIISNLHRNAANAQQIIQETVRRLSQNPPASEAHSALKYAILTPLDKVLPATKEKLGLLLKKYL, from the coding sequence ATGGCTCAAGCAAAAATTGGCATTATTGGTGGCAGTGGTCTGTACAGGATGGATGCCCTGAAAGACGTGCAGGAAGTTCAGGTGGAGACTCCCTTTGGCTCCCCTTCGGATGCTCTGATTGTTGGCACACTGGAAGGAACTCCTGTGGCTTTTCTGGCTCGACATGGGCGCAATCATCACCTGCTGCCCTCAGAACTGCCATTCCGGGCCAATATTTACGCCATGAAGAGCCTGGGGGTGGAATACCTGATCTCGGCTTCTGCGGTGGGTTCCCTGAAGGCAGAAGTTAAGCCGCTGGACATGGTGGTGCCGGATCAGTTTATCGATCGTACCAAGGGCCGGATTTCTACCTTTTTTGGGGATGGGATTGTGGCTCACATCGCCTTTGGCGATCCGATCTGCCCACATCTGGCTTCTGTCCTGGGTGATGCGGTGGCGACCCTGAACCTGCCGGAAGTCTCCCTGCATCGGGGCGGCACTTATGTCTGCATGGAAGGACCGGCCTTTTCGACCAAAGCTGAATCCAACCTGTACCGGAGTTGGGGGGCTGACATCATTGGTATGACCAATTTACCGGAGGCTAAACTGGCGCGGGAAGCCGAGATCGCCTATGCGACTCTGGCCCTGGTTACAGACTATGACTGCTGGCACCCGGACCACGATAGCGTCACGGTGGAAATGATCATCTCCAATCTGCACCGCAATGCGGCAAATGCCCAGCAGATTATTCAGGAAACAGTGCGCCGCCTCAGTCAGAATCCACCTGCTTCAGAGGCCCACTCGGCCCTGAAGTACGCGATTCTCACCCCCCTGGATAAGGTATTGCCTGCCACTAAGGAGAAACTTGGCTTGCTGTTGAAGAAGTACCTGTAA
- a CDS encoding tetratricopeptide repeat protein — translation MKHQQGWLRDLLGHGLVLAIVLGILLGFPSGATAQTTSPPPVTPSEVRATPSGGNFFLEKLQQLQEDKQLQRLVEEDLEKSIAIREQIQIEVDRAFSHTTALLNVLIALLTSFPILATMGIWFLRRSVISQIVAETNKQLQVEVEKRLEEEVAAELKKQAKTFSREVEQLKAEFVAQLSQLQRLYTDAQQEKDQIIRKLAEITPSPVRDTIAPDLQQKIQELTSQLERLKSVNPQVFLTATDYVEQGRAFYFENRFEEALTSHEKAIQIEPDNARAWFSKGAALAKLQRHEEAIQSYDRAVQLRPDSSEIWFSLGVSLTKLQQYEAAINAHDQALQLKPDFYLAWFGKARCHALQEEPEAMFQALQQALQINPDRGREMLKTDGVFDPWRDMPEFAQLA, via the coding sequence ATGAAACACCAACAGGGTTGGCTCAGGGACTTGCTTGGTCACGGTCTGGTTCTGGCGATCGTCCTGGGGATACTGCTTGGCTTCCCATCTGGGGCTACAGCCCAGACCACCTCTCCCCCACCGGTCACCCCCAGTGAGGTCAGGGCCACACCGTCCGGGGGCAATTTTTTTCTGGAGAAACTGCAACAACTCCAGGAAGATAAGCAACTCCAGCGGTTAGTCGAGGAAGATCTGGAAAAAAGCATTGCCATTCGGGAACAGATTCAAATTGAGGTAGACCGGGCCTTTAGCCATACCACTGCCCTGCTGAATGTTTTGATTGCCCTGTTGACCTCATTTCCAATTCTGGCCACGATGGGCATCTGGTTTCTCCGCCGCAGTGTTATCAGCCAGATTGTGGCCGAAACCAACAAGCAATTGCAGGTAGAGGTGGAAAAGCGCCTGGAGGAAGAGGTTGCGGCAGAGTTAAAGAAACAGGCGAAGACCTTCAGCCGGGAAGTCGAGCAGCTCAAGGCTGAGTTTGTGGCTCAGCTTTCCCAGTTGCAGCGACTTTATACAGATGCCCAACAAGAAAAGGACCAGATCATTCGCAAACTGGCCGAGATCACTCCCTCGCCTGTGCGGGACACGATCGCGCCAGACCTGCAACAGAAGATCCAGGAACTGACCAGCCAGCTAGAGCGGCTCAAATCCGTTAACCCTCAGGTGTTCTTGACGGCGACAGATTATGTAGAACAGGGTCGGGCCTTTTACTTTGAGAATCGGTTTGAAGAAGCCCTGACCTCCCACGAAAAAGCGATTCAAATTGAGCCGGATAATGCCCGGGCCTGGTTCAGCAAAGGAGCGGCTTTAGCCAAATTGCAACGCCATGAAGAGGCCATCCAGTCCTACGATCGGGCGGTGCAGTTGCGGCCCGACTCCTCAGAGATCTGGTTCAGTCTGGGGGTAAGCCTGACGAAGTTGCAGCAGTACGAGGCCGCCATCAATGCCCACGATCAAGCCCTCCAGCTCAAGCCAGATTTCTACCTGGCCTGGTTTGGCAAAGCCCGCTGCCATGCCCTGCAGGAAGAACCAGAGGCCATGTTCCAGGCGCTGCAGCAGGCTCTCCAGATCAACCCCGATCGAGGTCGGGAGATGCTCAAGACTGATGGGGTGTTCGATCCCTGGCGCGATATGCCTGAATTTGCCCAATTGGCTTAA
- a CDS encoding two-component regulator propeller domain-containing protein gives MGRTIRTRTRLPFLTQVGVVAMVVSSGVVVMPEHWLNFAGNPALAQETPTRKPDTPIYPPTLPAKPSQPGERKPTEDYRVSALQADRTGTLWVGSWQGLAEINATTGQILTRVNLPNPTIGALAMDRSHRLWVGTYEGLARVDPRSNEVTTQNFSLPSNHILSLLVDRRGYLWVGSDRGLTLISPDQGLIMTTFENLPGVSADVLTLDALGNLWVGTLEGLVQINTASALVMRKITNVPGITVQALAVDRRGSLWVGTPNNLLEVNPKTGTVVRSVTQMKGRNVTAIRFDAGDRLWVGTSNGLFLLNHYNGAIVSQVTDLPSSRILSLSPDTGGKFWVGTDEGLAWVNTRTGRARSHLTFKRPAGQVY, from the coding sequence ATGGGGAGGACTATCCGGACACGGACACGATTACCATTTTTAACCCAGGTGGGTGTCGTTGCCATGGTGGTGAGTTCAGGGGTCGTTGTCATGCCTGAACATTGGCTCAATTTCGCTGGCAACCCTGCTCTCGCCCAGGAGACCCCAACTCGCAAGCCCGACACGCCCATTTATCCTCCCACCCTGCCAGCTAAACCTTCCCAACCGGGAGAGCGCAAACCCACGGAGGACTACCGGGTTAGTGCGCTCCAGGCCGATCGCACCGGCACCCTGTGGGTCGGCTCCTGGCAGGGACTGGCCGAGATTAATGCCACCACCGGACAAATTCTGACCCGGGTGAATCTCCCCAATCCCACGATCGGGGCCTTGGCCATGGACCGCTCCCACCGCCTCTGGGTGGGGACCTACGAAGGACTGGCCCGCGTTGACCCCCGCAGCAACGAGGTCACGACACAAAACTTCAGTCTTCCCTCCAATCACATCCTTTCCCTGCTGGTAGACCGACGGGGCTACCTGTGGGTGGGGAGCGATCGGGGATTGACTCTGATCAGTCCAGACCAGGGCCTGATTATGACAACTTTTGAGAATCTTCCCGGCGTCAGTGCTGATGTGCTGACCCTGGATGCCCTGGGCAACCTGTGGGTTGGGACTCTGGAAGGGTTGGTGCAGATTAATACGGCCAGTGCCCTGGTCATGCGCAAGATCACCAATGTCCCTGGCATCACCGTTCAGGCCCTGGCAGTGGATCGACGGGGTTCCCTCTGGGTCGGCACCCCCAATAATCTGCTGGAGGTCAATCCCAAAACCGGGACCGTGGTCCGCTCAGTCACCCAGATGAAGGGACGCAACGTTACAGCCATTCGGTTCGATGCGGGCGATCGGCTCTGGGTGGGGACCAGCAATGGGCTATTTCTGTTGAATCATTACAATGGAGCGATCGTCAGCCAGGTCACGGATCTGCCCTCTAGCCGAATTCTGAGCCTCTCGCCCGATACGGGAGGGAAGTTCTGGGTTGGGACCGATGAAGGGCTGGCCTGGGTTAACACCCGTACTGGACGAGCCCGATCTCACCTGACCTTCAAACGACCTGCAGGCCAGGTGTACTGA
- a CDS encoding form I ribulose bisphosphate carboxylase large subunit, producing the protein MSYAQTKTSGKGYKAGVQDYRLTYYTPDYTPKDTDVLAAFRVTPQPGVPFEEAAAAVAAESSTGTWTTVWTDLLTDLDRYKGRCYDIEPVPGEDNQFIAYIAYPLDLFEEGSVTNLLTSLVGNVFGFKALKALRLEDLRIPVAYLKTFQGPPHGIQVERDKINKYGRPLLGCTIKPKLGLSAKNYGRAVYECLRGGLDFTKDDENINSQPFQRWRDRFLFVADAIKKSQAETGEIKGHYLNVTAPTCEEMLKRAEFAKELEMPIIMHDFLTAGFTANTSLAHWCRDNGLLLHIHRAMHAVIDRQKNHGIHFRVLAKCLRMSGGDHIHTGTVVGKLEGDKAITLGFVDLLRENYVEQDKTKGIYFTQDWASMPGVMAVASGGIHVWHMPALVEIFGDDSVLQFGGGTLGHPWGNAPGATANRVALEACVQARNEGRDLMREGGDIIREACKWSPELAVACELWKEIKFEFEAVDTV; encoded by the coding sequence ATGTCTTACGCTCAAACAAAAACCTCCGGCAAGGGTTATAAGGCCGGGGTTCAGGACTACAGGTTAACGTACTACACTCCAGACTATACTCCCAAGGATACAGATGTTCTGGCAGCTTTCCGGGTCACGCCTCAGCCCGGGGTGCCTTTTGAGGAAGCCGCTGCTGCTGTAGCCGCTGAATCCTCAACCGGAACCTGGACGACTGTGTGGACGGACCTGTTGACCGACCTCGATCGTTACAAAGGTCGGTGCTATGACATCGAACCCGTTCCCGGTGAAGACAACCAGTTCATTGCTTACATTGCTTACCCCCTCGACCTGTTCGAGGAAGGGTCTGTGACTAACCTTCTGACCTCTCTGGTTGGTAACGTGTTTGGTTTCAAAGCTCTGAAAGCACTCCGCCTGGAAGACCTGCGGATTCCCGTTGCTTACCTGAAGACCTTCCAGGGGCCTCCCCACGGGATCCAGGTAGAGCGGGACAAGATTAACAAGTATGGCCGCCCTCTGCTGGGTTGCACCATCAAACCCAAACTGGGTCTGTCTGCCAAGAACTATGGTCGCGCTGTTTACGAATGTCTGCGGGGCGGTCTAGACTTCACCAAGGACGACGAAAACATCAACTCCCAGCCCTTCCAGCGCTGGCGCGATCGGTTCCTGTTTGTAGCCGATGCCATTAAGAAGTCCCAGGCTGAAACCGGTGAAATCAAGGGTCACTACCTGAACGTCACCGCCCCCACCTGCGAAGAAATGCTGAAGCGGGCTGAGTTCGCGAAAGAACTGGAAATGCCCATCATCATGCATGACTTCTTGACCGCTGGTTTTACGGCTAACACCTCTCTGGCTCACTGGTGCCGGGATAACGGTCTGCTGCTTCACATCCACCGGGCCATGCACGCCGTGATTGACCGTCAGAAGAACCACGGGATTCACTTCCGCGTTTTGGCTAAGTGTCTGCGGATGTCTGGAGGTGATCACATCCACACCGGTACAGTTGTGGGCAAGCTGGAAGGGGACAAGGCCATTACCCTCGGTTTCGTCGATCTGCTGCGGGAGAACTACGTTGAGCAAGACAAGACCAAAGGAATCTACTTCACTCAGGACTGGGCTTCCATGCCTGGTGTGATGGCGGTTGCTTCCGGTGGTATCCACGTTTGGCATATGCCCGCACTCGTGGAAATCTTTGGGGATGATTCCGTGCTGCAGTTTGGTGGAGGTACCCTGGGTCACCCTTGGGGTAACGCCCCAGGGGCAACGGCTAACCGGGTGGCTCTGGAAGCTTGCGTCCAGGCCCGGAACGAAGGTCGCGACCTGATGCGTGAAGGCGGCGACATCATCCGTGAAGCTTGCAAGTGGAGCCCTGAGCTGGCTGTTGCTTGTGAACTCTGGAAGGAAATCAAGTTCGAGTTTGAAGCGGTTGATACCGTCTGA
- a CDS encoding chaperonin family protein RbcX produces MDLKQIAKDTAKTLISYLTYQAVRMVLAQLYETNPPLSLWFSRFSSKDRIQDGDAYLEALLQENQELAFRIMTVREHLAQEVVDFLPEMVCTGIQQSNMEHRRQHLERITQLELPDMSPDGPAIPEHSTRDSADSSDQPSDEP; encoded by the coding sequence ATGGACTTGAAACAGATTGCGAAGGACACAGCCAAAACGCTGATCAGCTATCTGACTTATCAGGCTGTTCGGATGGTTCTTGCCCAGTTGTATGAAACCAATCCTCCCTTGAGTCTCTGGTTTAGCCGGTTTTCCTCAAAGGATAGGATTCAGGATGGCGACGCTTATCTTGAGGCTCTTTTGCAAGAGAATCAAGAGCTGGCCTTCCGAATCATGACGGTGAGAGAACATCTGGCCCAGGAAGTAGTGGATTTTTTGCCAGAGATGGTCTGTACGGGGATTCAGCAATCCAATATGGAACATCGCAGGCAGCACCTGGAAAGAATTACACAGCTCGAACTCCCTGACATGTCTCCGGATGGTCCGGCCATCCCTGAACATTCAACCCGGGATTCTGCGGATAGTTCAGATCAGCCCTCTGATGAGCCTTAA
- a CDS encoding ribulose bisphosphate carboxylase small subunit — MKTLPKERRYETLSYLPPLTDAQIVRQIQYILSQGYIPAVEFNENSEPTVYYWTLWKLPLFSASSPQEVLNEVQACRSEYSNCFIRVVGFDNVKQCQVLSFIVHKPGNFRY, encoded by the coding sequence ATGAAGACTTTACCGAAAGAGCGCCGTTACGAAACCCTCTCCTACCTGCCCCCTCTGACTGATGCTCAGATTGTCCGGCAGATCCAGTACATTCTCAGCCAGGGTTATATTCCTGCAGTTGAGTTCAATGAAAACTCTGAACCAACGGTTTACTACTGGACTTTGTGGAAGCTGCCCCTGTTCAGCGCTTCTTCTCCCCAGGAAGTACTCAACGAAGTTCAGGCTTGCCGCTCTGAGTACTCCAACTGTTTCATCCGCGTTGTGGGTTTTGACAACGTGAAGCAGTGTCAGGTACTGAGCTTTATCGTGCACAAGCCCGGTAACTTCCGGTATTAG
- a CDS encoding glutamate-5-semialdehyde dehydrogenase, whose protein sequence is MTASQTAVPPLIEIARQTRQAARHLAVLPTEARNRAIEGIAEALEAATPDILAANAADCQAAQAEGINPALYARLKLDENKLRAAIAGVRDVGRLADPIGAVQIQRELDIGLILKRITCPLGVLGIIFEARPDAVIQISSLAIKSGNAVILKGGREALRSCETLVQTIHQGLDQAGIDPAVVQLLTTREETLALLKLDHYVDLIIPRGSNSFVRFVQDNTRIPVLGHADGLCHLYVDAAANLDQAVAIAVDAKTQYPAACNAIETLLVHRAIAPTFLPQVATALQAQNVTLRGDDLTCRILNIAAATETDWATEYSDLLLSIKVVESLEAAIDHIHTYGSRHTEAIVTEDVATAATFLAQVDAAGVYHNCSTRFADGFRYGFGAEVGISTQKMPPRGPVGLEGLVTYKYQLVGQGQIAATYTGPEAKPFTHRDL, encoded by the coding sequence ATGACCGCTTCTCAGACTGCTGTTCCTCCCCTGATTGAGATCGCCCGTCAGACCCGGCAGGCCGCCCGTCATCTGGCTGTTCTACCCACTGAAGCCAGAAACCGGGCGATCGAGGGCATCGCTGAGGCTCTGGAGGCAGCAACTCCAGACATCCTGGCCGCCAATGCCGCAGATTGTCAGGCCGCCCAGGCAGAAGGCATCAATCCAGCCCTGTATGCCCGGCTGAAGCTGGATGAAAACAAACTGCGGGCCGCGATCGCGGGGGTGCGGGATGTGGGTCGGCTAGCTGATCCGATCGGGGCAGTGCAAATTCAGCGAGAACTCGACATAGGGTTGATTTTAAAGCGCATCACCTGCCCGCTGGGGGTGCTGGGAATTATTTTTGAAGCCCGCCCTGATGCGGTCATCCAGATCTCCTCTCTGGCCATTAAATCGGGGAATGCTGTGATCTTAAAAGGGGGGCGGGAAGCCCTGCGTTCCTGCGAAACCCTGGTCCAGACAATTCATCAGGGTCTGGACCAAGCAGGGATTGATCCGGCAGTGGTGCAGTTATTGACCACCCGGGAGGAAACCCTGGCCCTGCTCAAGCTGGATCACTATGTCGATCTGATCATTCCTCGCGGCTCTAACAGTTTTGTCCGCTTTGTCCAGGACAATACCCGGATTCCCGTCCTGGGCCACGCCGATGGACTCTGCCATCTCTATGTGGATGCCGCTGCCAATCTGGATCAGGCGGTGGCGATCGCTGTGGATGCCAAAACCCAGTATCCGGCAGCCTGCAATGCGATCGAAACCCTACTGGTGCATCGCGCCATTGCGCCCACGTTTTTGCCCCAGGTGGCCACGGCCCTGCAGGCTCAAAATGTAACCCTGCGGGGGGACGATCTCACCTGCCGAATCCTAAATATTGCCGCAGCCACCGAGACAGATTGGGCAACGGAATACAGCGATCTCCTGCTCTCGATCAAGGTGGTTGAGTCCCTAGAGGCTGCGATCGACCATATCCACACCTATGGCTCCCGGCATACAGAGGCGATCGTGACCGAGGACGTTGCGACCGCAGCAACTTTCCTGGCCCAGGTGGATGCGGCGGGCGTCTATCACAACTGCTCCACCCGATTCGCCGATGGGTTCCGCTACGGCTTTGGGGCAGAAGTAGGGATTAGTACACAGAAAATGCCCCCTCGCGGACCCGTAGGATTGGAGGGACTGGTGACCTATAAATATCAGCTTGTGGGGCAGGGCCAGATTGCCGCCACCTATACTGGTCCTGAGGCCAAACCCTTCACCCATCGAGATCTGTGA
- the folB gene encoding dihydroneopterin aldolase, with the protein MDCIRLTGIRCYGYSGALPEEQVLGQWFEVDLALWKDLTQAGRSDRLEHTLDYRQIIAIVRHIITTEKFALIERLATVIVEQILELESVEQVGIRLTKVAAPIPDFTGQVSIELTRQRGYLP; encoded by the coding sequence ATGGATTGCATTCGTCTGACCGGCATTCGTTGCTACGGGTACAGCGGTGCCCTGCCAGAAGAACAAGTTTTGGGCCAGTGGTTTGAAGTGGATCTGGCCCTTTGGAAGGATCTAACCCAGGCTGGTCGGAGCGATCGCCTGGAACATACCCTTGACTATCGCCAGATTATTGCGATCGTGCGACACATTATCACCACTGAGAAATTTGCCCTGATTGAGCGATTAGCTACCGTCATTGTGGAACAGATTCTGGAACTGGAGTCGGTTGAACAGGTCGGTATCCGATTGACGAAAGTAGCCGCTCCCATTCCCGACTTCACGGGCCAGGTTTCGATCGAACTGACCCGTCAGCGAGGCTATCTGCCGTGA